From Bacteroidales bacterium, one genomic window encodes:
- a CDS encoding YebC/PmpR family DNA-binding transcriptional regulator, with protein MGRAFEFRKERKFKRWGHMARVFTRLGKEITIAAKNGGGDPNFNPTLRAIIQTAKTENMPKDNIDRAIKRAAEKDQQDYKEVVYEGYGPHGIAILIETATDNPTRTVANIRSYFTKFGGTLQTSGSVDFMFDHKCVFKIKDNAEKPIDMDELELELIDCGADEVFKAEEEDKDGNVNTYINIYGGYKSFGTIQKYLDDHKYELVSGGFERIPTVELKKLPKEQMEENIKLIDKIEEDEDVQNVYHLLDLSDMDEEE; from the coding sequence ATGGGAAGAGCATTTGAATTCAGAAAAGAGAGAAAATTTAAGAGATGGGGACACATGGCCCGCGTGTTCACTCGTCTTGGAAAAGAGATAACTATTGCAGCTAAAAACGGCGGCGGAGATCCCAACTTCAATCCAACCTTGCGTGCTATTATTCAGACTGCAAAGACTGAAAACATGCCAAAGGATAACATTGACAGAGCCATCAAACGTGCGGCTGAAAAGGACCAGCAGGATTACAAAGAGGTTGTATATGAAGGATATGGGCCTCACGGCATAGCAATCCTTATAGAGACCGCAACAGATAACCCTACCCGTACGGTAGCAAACATCAGAAGCTACTTCACAAAATTCGGCGGAACACTTCAAACTTCCGGCAGCGTTGATTTTATGTTTGACCACAAATGTGTATTCAAAATTAAGGACAATGCGGAGAAACCTATAGACATGGATGAGCTTGAACTAGAGCTTATTGACTGCGGAGCTGATGAGGTATTCAAGGCTGAGGAAGAGGATAAGGACGGTAACGTAAACACTTACATTAATATATACGGCGGATACAAATCATTTGGTACAATTCAAAAATATTTGGATGACCATAAGTATGAGCTTGTAAGCGGCGGATTTGAGAGAATCCCGACAGTTGAATTAAAGAAACTGCCTAAGGAGCAGATGGAAGAGAATATCAAGCTTATTGATAAGATAGAGGAGGATGAGGATGTGCAGAACGTTTACCATTTGCTTGATTTGTCCGATATGGATGAAGAGGAGTAA